A portion of the Burkholderia sp. GAS332 genome contains these proteins:
- a CDS encoding cobalamin biosynthesis protein CobW, translating into MQTQMRKIPVTIVTGFLGSGKTTLLRHILQHAGGKRIAVIVNEFGELGIDGEILKGCGIGCDENGVETEGQPYELANGCLCCTVQEEFFPVMEKLVERREQIDHVLIETSGLALPKPLVQAFNWPQIKNSFTVDAVVTVVDGPAAASGQFAENPLAVDAQRKADPNLDHESPLHELFEDQLSAADLVILNKTDLLDESHQASVEATIRAEIPPQVKIVRAQMGRLDLHTLLGLEAASEETIHLRHDHHGSAEDADHHHDEFDSVVVHADVSSREAVIAALQGLVETNTIYRVKGFAALPGAAMRLVIQGVGRRFDSYFDRRWQAGETGAGLQSRFVLIGEDLDQAALQQAFDAALSVGATVQPQQA; encoded by the coding sequence ATGCAAACTCAAATGCGCAAGATTCCCGTCACCATCGTCACGGGCTTTCTCGGCAGCGGCAAGACCACGCTGCTGCGGCACATTCTTCAGCATGCCGGCGGCAAGCGCATCGCGGTGATCGTCAACGAGTTCGGCGAACTCGGCATCGACGGGGAAATCCTCAAGGGTTGCGGCATCGGTTGCGATGAAAACGGCGTCGAGACCGAAGGGCAACCGTATGAACTCGCAAATGGGTGTCTGTGCTGCACCGTGCAGGAAGAGTTTTTCCCGGTGATGGAAAAGCTGGTGGAGCGTCGCGAGCAGATTGATCACGTGTTGATCGAAACCTCCGGCCTCGCGTTGCCGAAGCCGCTGGTGCAGGCGTTCAACTGGCCGCAGATCAAGAATAGCTTCACCGTCGACGCAGTCGTCACCGTGGTTGACGGCCCGGCCGCGGCGAGCGGCCAGTTCGCCGAGAATCCGCTCGCCGTGGACGCACAACGCAAGGCTGATCCGAATCTCGATCACGAATCGCCCCTGCACGAATTGTTCGAAGATCAATTGTCCGCAGCCGATCTGGTAATTCTGAATAAAACGGATTTGCTCGACGAATCGCATCAAGCGTCTGTCGAAGCCACCATCCGCGCGGAAATTCCGCCGCAAGTGAAGATCGTGCGTGCGCAGATGGGCCGGCTCGATCTACATACGCTGTTGGGTCTCGAAGCGGCATCGGAAGAAACGATTCACCTGCGCCATGACCATCACGGGTCGGCCGAAGACGCCGATCACCATCACGACGAGTTCGATTCGGTGGTGGTGCACGCGGATGTGTCGTCGCGTGAGGCCGTGATTGCGGCGTTGCAGGGGCTCGTCGAAACGAACACGATCTACCGCGTCAAAGGCTTCGCGGCTTTGCCGGGCGCGGCGATGCGTCTGGTGATCCAGGGCGTGGGCCGTCGTTTTGATAGTTACTTCGACCGGCGCTGGCAAGCGGGTGAAACGGGCGCGGGCCTGCAAAGCCGTTTCGTGCTGATCGGCGAAGACCTCGACCAGGCCGCACTGCAACAGGCATTCGACGCTGCATTGAGCGTCGGGGCGACCGTCCAACCGCAACAGGCGTAA
- a CDS encoding cobaltochelatase CobN subunit, giving the protein MHLLRTTPGGFVDDTQGVIRIDQQPADIVVLSSADTTLSLLASVFPRLGDGFPSVRLANVTYLRQPASVDFYVEDVLQHARVVVVDHLGGEAYWPYGIEQVVALAERKQQTLAMFSGDLQEDPNLLARSTADVDLCHQLWRYLREGGPQNAEAFLRCIAYRSLGWGREPAPPRALPAATLYHPEHDTPTMADWQARWRKGAPVAAILFYKAHLQAANTAVFDALIDALGAQGLNPLPIAITSLKDAMSRDVVQQLCAQHDVALVLNTTAFAASAIDDPEPLALAGDAPVMQVILSGGNREDWLKDNQGLNSRDIAMHIALPEVDGRIITRAISFKGLAYRCPHTEVDVVRYQPDLERVGFLAELSRRWCRLRTLDNADKKLALILANYPMSEGRIGNGVGLDTPASVVGILSMLRDEGYRVAELPADGDALLKKLTEGVTNDPVVRDLRPALQSLALDDYLLYFNALPAEARHALNARWGSPDQDPTLRRGRFMIAGWRCGQVFVGIQPSRSREQGDYASYHDAELVPPHAYLAFYFWLRHQFGIDAVAHVGKHGNLEWLPGKSVALSDACWPDLILGPMPHLYPFIVNDPGEGSQAKRRAQAVIIDHLMPPLTRAESYGPLQDLERQVDEYYEALMVDPRRSKLLRRTILATIVEHKLHEELSLAAPTGQDDEDVLLTRVDAWLCELKEAQIRDGLHTFGQSPAGVQRRDTLLALGRFPVGDGQGGKAGLIDALARDLQMDHLFDPLSVDWSAAWDGPRPDVMQRVSDAPWRHSGDTRERLELLAAEMLRGVCGDETSDAVPAAGTLPQAERVIERLRNDVLPRLDACGPQEMLHLKRGLEGRFVPPGPSGSPSRGRPDVLPTGRNFYSVDTRAVPTQAAWSLGLKSAQQLIERHLQEKGDYPRAIGLSVWGTATMRTGGDDIAQALALLGVRPKWAPGSHRVTDFEIMPIEAFDRPRIDVTLRVSGFFRDAFANVMHLFDAAVQAVAELDEPEDLNPIRARVLRERDALIARGMDATEARKRAGWRVFSARPGAYGAGLQDMIDSQQWQTDADLANAYQAWGGYAYTQKGAGEEARHAFGTRLAAMDVVLQNQDNREHDLLDSNDYYQFQGGMVAAVRHLAGNQPQIYHADHSNPAAPRVRTLHEEIARVVRSRVVNPKWLDGVKRHGYKGAAEIAATVDYLYGYDATARVVADHQYALVTDAYLNDADTREFLQRHNPHAMHSICERLLEAMQRGLWQAPGDYRGQVEQHLLASEQQIEGIQI; this is encoded by the coding sequence ATGCATCTGCTGCGCACCACGCCGGGCGGTTTTGTCGACGATACGCAAGGCGTGATCCGTATCGACCAGCAGCCCGCGGATATCGTGGTGCTCAGCTCCGCCGATACCACGCTGTCGTTGCTCGCGAGCGTGTTTCCTCGCCTGGGCGACGGCTTTCCGAGCGTGCGGCTTGCGAACGTCACGTATTTGCGGCAACCGGCTTCAGTCGATTTCTATGTCGAAGACGTGCTGCAGCATGCGCGTGTCGTGGTGGTCGATCACCTCGGCGGCGAGGCGTATTGGCCGTACGGGATCGAACAGGTGGTTGCGCTCGCTGAGCGCAAGCAGCAGACGCTTGCGATGTTCTCGGGCGATCTGCAGGAAGACCCGAACCTGCTCGCACGGAGCACCGCCGACGTCGATCTATGCCATCAGCTATGGCGTTATCTGCGTGAAGGCGGCCCGCAGAATGCTGAAGCGTTCCTGCGCTGCATCGCGTACCGCTCGCTTGGTTGGGGGCGCGAACCTGCGCCGCCGCGCGCACTGCCTGCCGCGACGCTCTACCATCCGGAACACGATACGCCGACCATGGCCGACTGGCAGGCGCGCTGGCGTAAAGGCGCGCCGGTCGCCGCGATTCTGTTCTACAAGGCGCATCTGCAAGCGGCCAACACGGCTGTGTTCGATGCCCTGATCGATGCGCTCGGAGCACAAGGCCTGAATCCGCTGCCGATTGCGATTACCTCGCTGAAAGATGCGATGAGCCGCGACGTCGTTCAGCAGTTGTGCGCGCAACATGATGTCGCGCTGGTGCTGAATACAACCGCATTCGCCGCGTCTGCGATCGACGACCCGGAGCCGCTTGCGCTCGCCGGTGACGCGCCGGTGATGCAGGTGATCCTGAGCGGCGGCAATCGCGAGGATTGGCTCAAGGACAATCAGGGCCTCAACTCGCGCGATATCGCTATGCATATCGCGCTGCCGGAGGTGGACGGACGCATCATCACGCGGGCGATCAGCTTCAAGGGGCTCGCCTATCGTTGTCCGCACACCGAGGTCGATGTGGTCCGCTATCAACCGGACCTCGAACGCGTCGGTTTTCTGGCCGAACTGAGCCGCCGCTGGTGCCGGTTGCGCACGCTCGATAACGCGGACAAGAAACTCGCGCTGATCCTCGCTAACTATCCGATGAGCGAAGGGCGCATCGGCAATGGCGTGGGGCTCGATACGCCGGCCTCGGTGGTCGGCATTCTGTCGATGTTGCGCGATGAGGGCTATCGCGTCGCCGAGCTGCCCGCCGACGGCGACGCGCTGTTGAAGAAGCTGACCGAAGGCGTGACCAACGATCCGGTCGTGCGTGACTTGCGGCCCGCGTTGCAAAGCCTTGCGCTCGACGACTATCTTTTGTACTTCAATGCGTTGCCCGCCGAAGCCCGCCATGCGTTGAACGCACGCTGGGGTTCGCCCGACCAGGATCCGACGTTGCGGCGCGGCCGTTTCATGATCGCGGGCTGGCGCTGCGGGCAGGTGTTCGTCGGGATTCAGCCGTCGCGTTCTCGTGAACAGGGCGACTATGCGAGCTATCACGACGCTGAACTCGTGCCGCCGCACGCGTATCTGGCGTTCTATTTCTGGCTGCGTCATCAGTTCGGCATCGACGCGGTCGCGCATGTCGGCAAGCACGGCAATCTCGAATGGCTGCCGGGCAAAAGCGTCGCATTGAGCGATGCCTGCTGGCCCGATCTGATTCTCGGGCCGATGCCGCATCTGTATCCGTTCATCGTCAACGATCCGGGCGAGGGCAGTCAGGCGAAACGCCGCGCGCAGGCCGTCATCATCGATCACCTGATGCCCCCGCTCACGCGCGCCGAAAGCTACGGGCCGTTGCAGGACCTCGAACGCCAGGTCGACGAATACTATGAAGCGCTGATGGTCGATCCACGCCGGTCGAAGCTGTTGAGGCGCACGATTCTCGCGACCATCGTCGAGCATAAGCTGCATGAAGAATTGAGTCTCGCGGCGCCGACCGGTCAGGACGATGAGGACGTGCTGTTGACGCGCGTCGACGCCTGGCTGTGCGAGTTGAAGGAGGCGCAGATTCGCGATGGCTTGCATACATTCGGGCAATCGCCCGCTGGGGTGCAGCGGCGCGATACGTTGCTGGCTTTGGGACGCTTTCCGGTCGGCGATGGCCAGGGCGGCAAGGCCGGTTTGATCGATGCATTGGCGCGCGATCTGCAGATGGATCATCTGTTCGATCCGTTGTCGGTGGATTGGTCGGCGGCGTGGGACGGTCCACGTCCCGACGTTATGCAACGTGTTAGCGATGCGCCGTGGCGGCACAGCGGCGATACGCGTGAGCGTCTGGAGTTGTTGGCGGCTGAGATGTTGCGTGGCGTATGTGGCGATGAGACGTCCGATGCGGTGCCGGCGGCTGGGACGTTGCCCCAAGCCGAACGTGTGATCGAACGCTTGCGCAACGACGTATTGCCGCGGCTCGACGCTTGCGGTCCGCAGGAAATGCTGCATCTGAAGCGCGGCCTTGAAGGGCGCTTCGTGCCGCCGGGGCCGAGCGGTTCGCCTTCGCGTGGACGGCCCGATGTGCTGCCTACCGGCCGCAACTTCTATTCGGTCGATACGCGCGCAGTGCCGACGCAGGCGGCATGGTCGCTTGGTTTGAAATCCGCGCAGCAGTTGATCGAACGGCATCTGCAGGAAAAGGGCGATTATCCGCGAGCGATCGGGCTCTCGGTATGGGGTACCGCGACGATGCGCACCGGCGGCGACGATATCGCCCAGGCACTCGCCTTACTTGGCGTGCGGCCGAAGTGGGCGCCGGGCAGTCATCGCGTGACCGACTTCGAGATCATGCCGATCGAAGCGTTTGACCGGCCGCGTATCGACGTCACGTTGCGCGTGTCCGGCTTTTTCCGCGATGCCTTTGCGAACGTGATGCATCTGTTCGACGCCGCCGTGCAGGCCGTGGCCGAACTCGACGAGCCCGAAGACTTGAACCCGATCCGCGCGCGCGTGCTGCGCGAACGCGACGCGCTGATTGCGCGGGGCATGGACGCCACCGAGGCGCGCAAGCGCGCCGGCTGGCGCGTGTTCAGTGCGCGGCCCGGCGCTTATGGTGCGGGTCTGCAGGACATGATCGACTCGCAGCAATGGCAAACCGACGCCGATCTGGCGAACGCCTATCAGGCGTGGGGCGGTTACGCGTACACCCAGAAAGGCGCCGGCGAAGAAGCACGCCACGCATTCGGCACACGTCTTGCCGCGATGGACGTGGTGCTGCAGAACCAGGACAACCGCGAGCACGACCTGCTCGATTCGAACGATTACTACCAGTTCCAGGGCGGCATGGTCGCGGCGGTGCGGCATCTGGCGGGCAATCAGCCACAGATCTATCATGCGGACCATAGCAATCCGGCCGCGCCGCGCGTGCGCACGCTGCATGAAGAGATTGCGCGTGTGGTCCGTTCGCGGGTGGTCAATCCGAAATGGCTCGATGGCGTGAAGCGCCACGGCTACAAGGGCGCCGCTGAAATCGCCGCGACGGTCGACTACCTCTACGGCTACGACGCGACCGCGCGGGTGGTCGCCGATCATCAATATGCGCTCGTCACCGATGCCTATCTGAACGACGCCGATACCCGCGAGTTCTTGCAGCGGCACAATCCGCACGCCATGCATTCGATCTGCGAGCGTCTGCTCGAAGCGATGCAGCGCGGTCTGTGGCAAGCGCCCGGTGACTATCGCGGGCAAGTCGAACAGCATCTGCTCGCGAGCGAGCAGCAGATCGAAGGAATACAAATATGA
- a CDS encoding cob(II)yrinic acid a,c-diamide reductase /5,6-dimethylbenzimidazole synthase yields the protein MAKPFNDSEREAVYRAIYERRDMRHFVRDPVDPAVLQRLLDAAHHAPSVGFMQPWRIARITDPALRTALHATVESERLATADALGKRREEFMKLKVEGMLECGELLVMALMDGRERHIFGRRTLPEMDLASVACAIQNMWLAARAEGLGMGWVSLFDVDTVRTLLRMPEGARPVAILCLGHVDQFYSEPMLETERWASRMPLADCVFENHWPEHEKTPE from the coding sequence ATGGCGAAGCCTTTTAACGATTCCGAGCGCGAAGCGGTCTACCGCGCGATTTACGAACGGCGCGACATGCGCCATTTCGTGCGCGACCCGGTCGACCCTGCCGTGCTTCAACGCCTGCTCGACGCGGCGCATCACGCGCCGAGCGTCGGCTTCATGCAGCCGTGGCGCATCGCGCGCATCACCGACCCGGCTTTGCGCACGGCTTTGCACGCGACGGTCGAAAGCGAACGTCTCGCCACCGCCGATGCACTCGGCAAGCGTCGCGAAGAGTTCATGAAGCTGAAAGTGGAAGGCATGCTGGAGTGCGGCGAACTGCTGGTGATGGCGCTGATGGATGGCCGGGAGCGTCACATCTTCGGTCGCCGCACCTTGCCGGAGATGGATCTGGCTTCGGTGGCGTGCGCGATCCAGAACATGTGGCTGGCCGCGCGCGCGGAAGGTCTGGGAATGGGCTGGGTGTCGCTATTCGATGTCGATACGGTCCGTACGCTGTTACGTATGCCCGAAGGCGCGCGGCCGGTGGCGATCCTGTGTCTCGGCCACGTCGATCAGTTTTACAGCGAGCCGATGCTGGAAACCGAACGCTGGGCAAGCCGCATGCCGCTCGCCGATTGCGTGTTCGAAAACCATTGGCCGGAACACGAAAAAACGCCGGAGTAA
- a CDS encoding cobalt-precorrin 5A hydrolase — protein MKTLTIGIGCRLHSSAEQIEAAVRATLGSHAFDEISVIASVDIKAHEAGLLEFCARHALPLKLFSREQIAAISVDDRSQAARKHLGIDGVCEPCALLAAAAETDAASAAAAAHASASAASISPVASAASITPNTPSTRLLVRKTIHDGVTVAIASTTACPAREQTNHDTQEQDLP, from the coding sequence ATGAAAACGCTAACCATCGGCATCGGTTGCCGCTTGCACAGTTCGGCTGAGCAGATCGAAGCGGCTGTGCGCGCCACACTCGGTTCGCATGCATTCGATGAAATCAGCGTAATTGCCTCGGTCGATATCAAAGCCCACGAAGCCGGTTTGCTCGAATTCTGCGCACGTCACGCGCTGCCGCTGAAGCTGTTCAGCCGCGAGCAGATTGCGGCGATATCCGTGGACGACCGGTCGCAGGCAGCACGTAAGCATCTCGGCATAGACGGCGTCTGCGAGCCGTGCGCCTTGCTCGCCGCAGCGGCCGAAACTGATGCGGCCAGCGCGGCCGCTGCAGCCCATGCATCGGCGTCGGCTGCGTCAATTTCCCCGGTTGCCTCGGCTGCATCAATCACGCCCAATACCCCCAGCACACGACTACTCGTACGCAAAACCATCCACGACGGCGTCACGGTGGCGATTGCATCAACCACCGCCTGCCCCGCCCGCGAACAGACAAACCACGACACTCAAGAACAGGACCTCCCATGA
- a CDS encoding cob(I)yrinic acid a,c-diamide adenosyltransferase: MKTDPESHQRMTERRREGHEKKQASATVEKGLLIVNTGTGKGKTTAAFGMAVRVLGHGMRLGVVQFIKGALHTSERDFLGAIANCDFVTMGDGYTWNTQNRDADIATARKGWDEARRMIESGDYQMVILDELNTVLKYEYLPLDEVLSVLNARAEMLHVVVTGRHAPDALIEAADLVTEMRIVKHPYREQGVKAQRGVEF; encoded by the coding sequence ATGAAGACGGACCCCGAATCGCATCAACGCATGACCGAGCGCCGGCGCGAAGGCCACGAGAAAAAGCAGGCCAGCGCCACCGTCGAAAAAGGTCTGCTGATCGTCAACACCGGCACCGGCAAAGGCAAGACCACGGCCGCGTTCGGCATGGCCGTGCGCGTGCTTGGGCATGGCATGCGCCTCGGCGTCGTGCAATTCATCAAAGGTGCACTGCACACTTCAGAGCGCGACTTCCTCGGTGCGATCGCCAATTGCGACTTCGTCACGATGGGCGACGGCTACACCTGGAACACGCAGAATCGCGACGCCGACATCGCCACCGCGCGCAAAGGCTGGGACGAAGCGCGCCGGATGATCGAGAGCGGCGACTATCAGATGGTGATCCTCGACGAACTGAACACGGTGCTGAAATACGAATACCTGCCGCTCGACGAAGTGCTGTCGGTATTGAACGCCCGCGCGGAGATGCTGCACGTGGTGGTGACCGGCCGCCACGCGCCGGACGCACTGATCGAAGCCGCCGACCTCGTCACCGAAATGCGCATCGTCAAGCACCCGTATCGCGAGCAAGGCGTGAAAGCGCAGCGCGGCGTGGAGTTCTGA
- a CDS encoding uroporphyrinogen-III C-methyltransferase, whose product MALAMHAAMTRAWLIGAGPGDVELMTLKATRALAQADVVLVDDLVNPDVLQFARADAQVVYVGKRGGHPSTPQAGIVAQMLDHLQAGRSVARLKGGDPFVFGRGGEEQQALHAAGIEVDVINGITAGIAAPASIGIPVTHRDHAQGVVFVTGHGAGSGEPDWAALVATRMTLVIYMGMRRLNDIAGALLAAGMDADTPCAAIESATRPEQRHALARLDEFADAVSRAGLGSPAIVVIGGVVSLASARDAANADAGALDVAGAVGAVGAVGAANGTNSAGTANASDAADASDAANPADVQ is encoded by the coding sequence ATGGCGCTCGCCATGCACGCCGCGATGACCCGCGCCTGGTTGATTGGCGCCGGCCCCGGCGACGTCGAACTGATGACGCTCAAGGCGACTCGCGCGTTGGCACAAGCCGATGTCGTGCTGGTCGACGATCTGGTGAACCCCGATGTGCTGCAGTTCGCCCGCGCCGATGCCCAGGTCGTGTACGTCGGCAAACGCGGCGGGCATCCGTCCACGCCGCAGGCCGGCATCGTCGCGCAGATGCTCGACCACCTGCAGGCCGGGCGCAGCGTCGCGCGTTTGAAAGGCGGCGATCCGTTCGTGTTCGGCCGTGGCGGCGAAGAACAGCAGGCGCTGCATGCAGCGGGTATCGAAGTGGACGTGATCAACGGCATCACCGCCGGGATTGCGGCGCCCGCGTCGATCGGCATTCCTGTGACGCATCGCGATCACGCGCAAGGCGTGGTGTTCGTCACCGGACACGGCGCCGGCAGCGGCGAGCCGGACTGGGCCGCGCTCGTTGCCACGCGGATGACGCTGGTGATTTATATGGGTATGCGACGGCTGAACGATATCGCCGGCGCGTTGCTCGCGGCCGGCATGGACGCCGATACGCCATGCGCAGCGATCGAATCGGCCACGCGTCCGGAGCAACGGCATGCGCTCGCTCGACTCGATGAGTTCGCGGATGCAGTCTCGCGTGCCGGGCTCGGCTCGCCGGCGATTGTGGTGATCGGCGGCGTGGTGTCGCTGGCTTCGGCGCGAGATGCGGCGAATGCGGATGCAGGTGCGCTGGACGTAGCAGGAGCGGTGGGCGCGGTGGGCGCGGTGGGCGCGGCAAACGGAACGAACTCGGCCGGGACGGCAAACGCGTCGGACGCTGCAGACGCCTCAGACGCCGCGAACCCAGCAGACGTCCAATGA
- a CDS encoding hydrogenobyrinic acid a,c-diamide synthase (glutamine-hydrolysing) /cobyrinate a,c-diamide synthase, with the protein MSTPPKGTSSGACPALFISAPASGQGKTTITAGLARYHQRLGRRVRVFKTGPDFLDPMILARASGAPVLSLDLWMVGESACRNLLAQAATEADLILIEGVMGLFDGTPSSADLATTFGVPVLAVISAKAMAQTFGAVAFGLAHFRPQVPFYGVLANRVGSPRHAQMLEEALPPDLRWCGFITGDDEIELPDRHLGLHQAAEIDDLDTRLDRAADALAQTALAELPPPVDFGAPARGALPRLLEGKRIAIARDAAFSFIYPANITLLETLGAQIDYFSPLADDAVPERADALYLPGGYPELHAPLLAGNTRSAATICAHAAAGKPVIAECGGMLYLLDQLTDTHGASTPMLGLLPGHATMQTRFTALGMQQIDSLHGPMTGHTFHYSKLTTPLTPLRSATRPNSDAPGEAVFRAGSIVATYMHTYWPSNPAFTAALFHGEAF; encoded by the coding sequence ATGTCCACGCCCCCGAAGGGGACGTCCTCCGGGGCCTGCCCCGCCCTGTTCATTAGCGCGCCCGCGTCAGGTCAAGGCAAAACCACGATTACCGCCGGTCTGGCGCGCTACCACCAGCGGCTGGGGCGACGCGTGCGTGTGTTCAAAACCGGCCCCGACTTTCTCGACCCGATGATTCTGGCGCGTGCCAGCGGCGCACCGGTACTGTCGCTCGATCTATGGATGGTAGGCGAATCGGCCTGCCGGAACCTGCTCGCCCAAGCGGCAACTGAAGCGGATCTGATCCTGATCGAAGGCGTGATGGGCCTGTTCGACGGCACACCGAGCAGCGCCGACCTGGCAACCACGTTCGGCGTGCCGGTACTCGCGGTAATTTCAGCGAAAGCGATGGCGCAGACCTTCGGCGCGGTCGCTTTCGGCCTCGCGCACTTCAGGCCGCAGGTGCCGTTCTACGGCGTGCTCGCCAATCGCGTCGGCTCGCCAAGGCACGCTCAAATGCTCGAAGAGGCCTTGCCGCCGGACCTGCGCTGGTGCGGGTTCATCACCGGCGACGACGAAATCGAGTTGCCCGATCGCCATCTCGGCTTGCATCAGGCCGCGGAGATCGACGATCTGGACACGCGTCTGGATCGCGCCGCCGATGCGCTCGCGCAAACCGCGCTGGCTGAATTGCCGCCACCGGTCGATTTCGGCGCGCCCGCGCGAGGAGCACTGCCGCGTCTTCTGGAAGGCAAGCGGATTGCGATTGCACGCGATGCCGCGTTCTCGTTCATCTATCCGGCCAACATCACGCTGTTAGAAACACTCGGCGCGCAGATCGATTATTTCTCACCGCTCGCCGATGACGCCGTGCCCGAGCGCGCCGACGCCCTGTACCTCCCAGGCGGCTACCCCGAACTGCACGCGCCATTGCTCGCCGGCAACACGCGCAGTGCCGCAACGATTTGCGCGCACGCGGCAGCGGGCAAACCCGTCATCGCCGAATGCGGCGGCATGCTTTACCTGCTCGACCAGCTCACCGACACGCACGGCGCCAGCACGCCAATGCTTGGCCTGCTGCCCGGTCATGCCACAATGCAAACGCGCTTCACCGCGCTCGGCATGCAACAGATCGACAGCCTGCACGGTCCAATGACCGGTCACACTTTCCATTATTCGAAACTGACGACGCCGCTCACGCCGCTGCGTTCAGCCACCCGGCCAAATAGCGATGCCCCCGGCGAGGCCGTGTTCCGCGCCGGGTCGATCGTGGCAACCTATATGCATACTTATTGGCCCTCCAATCCGGCCTTCACGGCCGCCCTGTTCCATGGCGAAGCCTTTTAA